CCTTGATGCTGGCCATCTGGCTGGCGTCGCCATTGAACAGGACGCTGCCGAAGCCGGCGATGCGCGTGTGGGCCAGGCCGCGCCGTTGTGCTTCCTCGGCGAAGGCCGCGGGCGGATCGCTGCGGCCGGCCACACCGAGGTCGCCGCCCAGCATCTCGGCGGCGCTGCCGGTCAATGCCAGATTCACCCGGTTCACCAGCGTGCCGACCGCGGTCATCACCGCCACGCCCAGCACCAGCGCGGCGAACACGGTCAGCAGGTCGCCGGCCAGGGCTTCGCGGCGCAGTGCGCGCCAGGCGTGCCGCAGCAGGTTCATGCCTGCGCCCCGTACTCGACGGCCTGCAGGCGGCCGTTGTCGATGCGGTGGATGTACTGGCAGCGCTGGGCCAGGCGCAGATCGTGGGTGACCAGCACCAGGGTGGTCCCGCTGCCGGCATTGAGCTCGAACAGCAGGTCGCTGATGTGCTGGCCGGTGGCCTGGTCCAGTGAACCGGTGGGTTCATCGGCAAACAGGATGCGGGGGCGGGTGACGAAGGCGCGGGCCAGCGCCACGCGCTGCTGCTCGCCGCCGGACAGCTGCCGCGGGTAGTGGCGGGCGCGATGGGACAGGCCGACCTGGGCCAGTACCTCATCGACACGCGCGCGATCCTCGCGGCCGGCCAGTTCCAGCGGCAGCGCGACGTTTTCCGCCGCCGTCAGCGCCGGCAGCAGGTGGAAGCTCTGGAACACGAAGCCGACCTCGCGTGCACGCAGCTGCGCGCGCGCCTCCTCGTCCAGCGTGCCCAGCGCCTGCCCGGCCAGGGTGATGCCACCACGGCTGGGAAGGTCCAGCCCGGCCAGCAGGCCGAGCAGGGTGGTCTTGCCGGAACCGGAGGCCCCGACAATCGCCACGCTGGTGCCTTCATGGACGGTGAGGGTGATGTTGTCCAGTATGTGGACTTCACCCTCCGGGCCATGCACGGATTTGCCGACCTGGTCGACGGCGATGGCGACGGGCGCGCTGCGGGGGGACAGGCTGTCGATGAGGAGACTCCAATGCGTATGACGGGATGGAGCCGGCAAGCCGGCACGATGATGGTGCTGCTGCTAGGGTTGCTGCTGTACTCCGGCCTGGCGTGTGCCAAAGGTCCGGCCGGCACGGTGCTGGTGCTCGGCGACAGCCTCAGTGCTGCCCACAATATCCCGGCCGACGCAGGCTGGGTCAGCCTGCTGGACAAGCGGGTCAGGCAGCAGTCGAAAACCCCGCCGCGCATCGTCAACGCCAGCATGAGCGGGGAAACCACCGCCGGCGCGCTGACCCGCCTGCCGGGCCTGCTGGCCAGGGAAAAGCCGACCGTGGTGGTCATTGCCCTGGGCGGCAACGATGCCCTGCGCGGGCTGACCCCTGCACAGGTGCGGGGCAACCTGGAAAAGATGCTGCTGGCCAGCCGCGCGGCCGGGGCCAAGGTGCTGCTGCTGGGGATCGACGTGCCGCCCAACTACGGGCCGGCCTACCGCCAGCGCCTGGCCGCTGCCTACCGCGCGCTGGCCGACCAGTACAAGGTGCCGCTGCTGCCGTTCCTGCTGGAGGGCGTGGCCCTGCAGCCGGGGCTGATGCAGGCCGACGGGCTGCACCCCACTGCACAGGCCCAGCCCAGGGTACTGGACAACGTATGGCCACTGCTGAAACCCCTGCTCTGAATCTTTTTTCAG
Above is a genomic segment from Stenotrophomonas sp. ESTM1D_MKCIP4_1 containing:
- a CDS encoding ATP-binding cassette domain-containing protein, which translates into the protein MHGPEGEVHILDNITLTVHEGTSVAIVGASGSGKTTLLGLLAGLDLPSRGGITLAGQALGTLDEEARAQLRAREVGFVFQSFHLLPALTAAENVALPLELAGREDRARVDEVLAQVGLSHRARHYPRQLSGGEQQRVALARAFVTRPRILFADEPTGSLDQATGQHISDLLFELNAGSGTTLVLVTHDLRLAQRCQYIHRIDNGRLQAVEYGAQA
- a CDS encoding arylesterase, producing MRMTGWSRQAGTMMVLLLGLLLYSGLACAKGPAGTVLVLGDSLSAAHNIPADAGWVSLLDKRVRQQSKTPPRIVNASMSGETTAGALTRLPGLLAREKPTVVVIALGGNDALRGLTPAQVRGNLEKMLLASRAAGAKVLLLGIDVPPNYGPAYRQRLAAAYRALADQYKVPLLPFLLEGVALQPGLMQADGLHPTAQAQPRVLDNVWPLLKPLL